A genome region from Gallaecimonas xiamenensis 3-C-1 includes the following:
- a CDS encoding serine/threonine protein kinase yields MDKLKSRVLTALARQFPDRSFAYDKLTVMHKGRFANAIVFRYCDDGLDLVIKDFSHCPLPVRWTAGRFFIGREAKALGRLGGIKGVAASYYRLSPLMLAYPFIAGQPLRSLTRSGETLPRGFFESLEKMVGQMHRRGVVHLDLRNLGNVLRGDDGQPYFIDFQSSMRFGPFPRWVQTFMRGADLSGVYKAWRALCDEPLPARKGRFFDNFAQVRKRWIFKGYPLTRTANRMKLLSTQLASGELLRNFLERFF; encoded by the coding sequence ATGGATAAGCTGAAAAGCCGGGTGTTGACGGCCCTGGCACGCCAGTTCCCCGATCGGTCCTTCGCCTATGACAAGCTGACGGTGATGCACAAAGGGCGTTTTGCCAATGCCATCGTCTTTCGTTACTGCGATGACGGCCTTGACCTGGTTATCAAGGATTTCTCCCATTGCCCCCTGCCGGTGCGTTGGACCGCCGGGCGCTTTTTTATCGGCCGTGAAGCCAAGGCCCTTGGCCGCCTGGGGGGGATCAAAGGGGTGGCGGCCAGCTACTATCGCCTCAGCCCACTGATGCTGGCCTATCCCTTTATCGCCGGCCAGCCCCTGCGCAGCCTGACCCGCAGCGGAGAAACCCTGCCCAGGGGCTTTTTCGAGTCACTGGAAAAGATGGTGGGGCAGATGCACCGCCGGGGCGTGGTGCATCTGGATCTTCGCAACCTGGGTAATGTACTGAGGGGAGACGACGGCCAACCTTATTTCATCGACTTTCAGTCATCCATGCGCTTTGGGCCTTTCCCCCGTTGGGTGCAGACCTTTATGCGTGGTGCCGACCTGTCCGGTGTCTACAAGGCCTGGCGGGCTCTTTGTGACGAGCCCCTGCCGGCACGCAAGGGGCGCTTCTTCGACAACTTCGCCCAGGTGCGCAAACGCTGGATCTTCAAGGGTTACCCTCTGACCCGCACCGCCAACAGAATGAAACTGCTCAGCACCCAATTGGCCAGCGGTGAGCTGCTGCGCAACTTCCTGGAGCGTTTCTTCTAG
- a CDS encoding DUF6776 family protein, translated as MKRREPWIAAALCLVLGFAVGRLSKLSNAEMAAKLVQTQTDSTVAQARSEALAATNEALRGQLATLVADNQRQAADLDRLGQALSPQDNLVRVQQLAMVAEGEGAWRYELALMGVGGRAIKGRLGLQLSGTLNGLPFSLDLVEAANGDKGKAGIDWQPFEVRNLQLLSGRFWLPDGFKPQTLDLHLKAKGLGHSLRHYPWAELAQAASPGG; from the coding sequence GTGAAAAGGCGTGAACCCTGGATAGCGGCGGCTTTATGCCTGGTACTGGGCTTTGCGGTTGGCAGGCTCAGTAAGCTGAGCAACGCCGAGATGGCCGCCAAGCTGGTGCAGACCCAGACCGACAGCACGGTGGCCCAGGCCCGCAGCGAAGCCTTGGCCGCCACCAACGAGGCCCTGCGTGGGCAACTGGCCACCCTGGTGGCGGACAACCAGCGCCAGGCGGCCGACCTTGACCGCCTCGGCCAGGCCCTGAGCCCCCAGGACAACCTGGTGCGGGTGCAGCAGCTGGCCATGGTCGCCGAAGGCGAAGGGGCCTGGCGCTATGAGTTGGCGCTGATGGGGGTGGGCGGCCGGGCCATCAAGGGCCGCCTTGGGCTGCAATTGTCCGGTACCTTGAATGGCCTGCCCTTTAGCCTGGACCTGGTGGAAGCGGCCAATGGCGACAAGGGCAAGGCCGGTATCGACTGGCAACCCTTTGAAGTGCGTAACCTGCAATTGCTGTCGGGGCGCTTTTGGCTGCCGGACGGTTTCAAGCCCCAGACCCTGGATCTGCACCTCAAGGCCAAGGGCCTGGGACACAGCCTGCGCCACTACCCCTGGGCGGAACTTGCACAGGCCGCCTCCCCAGGGGGATAA
- a CDS encoding MarR family winged helix-turn-helix transcriptional regulator — MVRARTPTCQHEETVDPVGDLGWLLVTARNQLMRKVDKVLAPLDLTTAQYGVVASLAKGRADTPAQLCDLLDYDRGAMTRLLDRVEAKGLILRLPNEADRRCVTLKLTDKGLALYPQVQPLIRSVYLSALGCFDEAEAEAKQLATLLCRLIANLD, encoded by the coding sequence ATGGTCCGCGCCCGTACTCCCACCTGCCAGCATGAAGAGACCGTCGACCCCGTCGGCGATCTGGGCTGGCTGTTGGTTACCGCCCGTAACCAACTGATGCGCAAAGTCGACAAAGTGTTGGCGCCGTTGGACCTAACCACTGCCCAGTACGGGGTTGTCGCCAGCCTTGCCAAAGGCCGGGCCGATACCCCGGCCCAGCTGTGCGACCTGTTGGATTATGACAGGGGCGCCATGACCCGGCTGTTGGACAGGGTGGAGGCCAAGGGCCTTATTCTGCGCCTGCCCAACGAAGCAGATAGGCGTTGTGTCACCCTGAAACTGACGGACAAGGGCCTGGCCCTGTATCCCCAGGTCCAGCCGCTGATCCGCTCTGTCTATTTGTCCGCCCTGGGTTGCTTTGACGAAGCCGAGGCCGAGGCGAAGCAACTGGCCACCCTGTTGTGCCGGCTCATCGCCAACCTGGACTGA
- the hemL gene encoding glutamate-1-semialdehyde 2,1-aminomutase: MSRSDDLFSQARRRIPGGVNSPVRAFNGVGGTPLFIEHADGAYVFDEDGKRYIDYVGSWGPMILGHNHSAIRDAVIKAAQKGLSFGAPTALEVAMAEKVCTLVPSMDMVRMVNSGTEATMSAIRLARGYTNRNKIVKFEGNYHGHADTLLVKAGSGMLTMGVPTSPGVPAEFAQHTLTATYNDLDSVEAIFQEVGDDIAAIIVEPVAGNMNCIPPIEGFLEGLRAICDRFGAVLIFDEVMTGFRVALGGAQAFYGVKPDLTTLGKVIGGGMPVGAFGGKREIMEFLAPIGPVYQAGTLSGNPVAMSAGLAALDTLDQPGNEAHLAKLTEQLALGLKAAAEKAGVPLAINYAGGMFGFFFTEEPSVSNFAQACACDVDKFKRFFHLMLAEGVYLAPSAFEAGFLSLAHTEADIQATLAAAERAFAAL; this comes from the coding sequence ATGTCCCGTTCCGACGATCTGTTCAGCCAAGCCCGCCGCCGCATCCCCGGCGGCGTCAACTCCCCGGTGCGCGCCTTTAACGGTGTAGGGGGCACCCCGCTCTTTATCGAACACGCCGACGGCGCCTACGTCTTTGATGAAGACGGCAAGCGCTACATCGACTACGTCGGCTCCTGGGGCCCGATGATCCTGGGCCACAACCACAGCGCCATCCGCGACGCCGTGATCAAGGCCGCCCAGAAGGGGCTGTCTTTCGGCGCCCCCACCGCCCTGGAAGTGGCCATGGCCGAAAAGGTCTGCACCCTGGTGCCCAGCATGGACATGGTGCGCATGGTCAACTCCGGTACCGAAGCCACCATGAGCGCCATCCGCCTGGCCCGGGGCTACACCAACCGCAACAAGATTGTGAAGTTCGAGGGCAACTACCACGGCCATGCCGACACCTTGCTGGTCAAAGCCGGCTCCGGCATGCTGACCATGGGGGTGCCCACCTCCCCCGGGGTGCCTGCCGAGTTCGCCCAGCACACCCTGACCGCCACCTATAACGATCTCGACTCGGTGGAGGCCATTTTCCAGGAAGTGGGTGACGACATCGCCGCCATCATAGTGGAGCCGGTAGCGGGCAACATGAACTGCATCCCGCCCATCGAAGGCTTCCTGGAAGGGCTGCGGGCCATCTGCGACCGCTTCGGCGCCGTACTGATCTTCGACGAAGTGATGACAGGTTTTCGGGTTGCACTGGGCGGCGCCCAGGCCTTCTACGGCGTCAAGCCGGATCTGACCACCCTGGGTAAGGTCATCGGCGGCGGCATGCCGGTAGGGGCCTTCGGTGGCAAACGGGAGATCATGGAATTCTTGGCCCCCATAGGCCCTGTCTACCAGGCCGGCACCCTGTCCGGTAACCCGGTAGCTATGTCGGCCGGCCTGGCCGCCCTGGATACCCTGGACCAGCCCGGCAACGAAGCCCACCTGGCCAAGCTTACCGAACAGCTGGCCCTTGGCCTTAAGGCCGCAGCCGAAAAGGCCGGCGTGCCCTTGGCCATCAACTATGCCGGCGGCATGTTCGGTTTCTTCTTCACCGAAGAGCCCTCCGTTAGCAACTTTGCCCAGGCCTGCGCCTGTGACGTGGACAAGTTCAAGCGCTTCTTCCACCTGATGCTGGCCGAAGGGGTTTACCTGGCCCCCAGCGCCTTCGAAGCTGGTTTCCTGTCCCTGGCCCATACCGAGGCCGATATCCAGGCCACCCTGGCCGCCGCCGAACGTGCCTTCGCCGCACTTTAA
- a CDS encoding putative bifunctional diguanylate cyclase/phosphodiesterase, which translates to MELTELRKQLAASLATQHHLTREVRRSRILSLLVREGYREASEAEEESALVRSLLHLLLKSSLLDGVALYCRGDQVWYCQSQLGRWQGALPPLPRDSANCHWQAGAALPAQLAPLHPGQGHFRHLTLACNGEWALLLGLGLDEGAGLRLDPEEASFIEAVLSLFSELIQRFRMGQSLKQQTTLDPLTKLPNRILAFDRLQQAMVSHEPEDGHIMVLFADLSRFKDINNSHGHWLGDQLLAAVAARWRAALRPADTLARLGSDQFLVLLERAAKAKTAEVVAQKLLDCLAEPFSINGKLIKADAHIGIAIYPEDGQDPSVLIRNADVAHIQAKESDDTHYRFFTPALNASLSRRLVVESALRQAIANGEFTLVYQPQLRLADGQVTGVEALLRWHSPKLGLVPPDQFIPLAEENGQILAIGLWVLEEACRQLAQWRDQGFAPTMAVNLSARQLRSPELIPQLEALLARYRLAPGQLELELTERVVLDDTHPQVRLSLARIAELGVRLALDDFGTGYSSLRYLTEHPFTVVKIDKSFVQALPAKGREYALVAAFVATAQKLGMDVVAEGVETAEQQALLETLQCPLVQGYLLSRPLDPLTLLARLQCQGATWHLKA; encoded by the coding sequence ATGGAGTTGACGGAACTTCGCAAGCAGTTGGCCGCCTCCCTGGCCACCCAGCACCACCTGACCCGTGAGGTCAGGCGCAGCCGCATCCTGTCGCTGCTGGTGCGGGAAGGTTACCGGGAAGCCAGCGAAGCCGAGGAAGAGAGCGCCCTGGTGCGTTCCCTGCTGCACCTGTTGCTTAAAAGCAGCCTGCTGGACGGGGTGGCCCTTTACTGCCGGGGTGACCAGGTCTGGTATTGCCAAAGCCAGCTGGGCCGCTGGCAAGGGGCCCTGCCTCCTCTACCCAGGGACAGTGCCAATTGCCATTGGCAGGCAGGCGCAGCCCTGCCCGCCCAACTGGCTCCCCTGCACCCCGGGCAGGGGCACTTTCGCCACCTGACCCTGGCCTGCAACGGCGAATGGGCCTTGCTGCTGGGTCTGGGCCTGGACGAAGGCGCAGGGCTGCGCCTGGACCCGGAAGAAGCCAGCTTTATCGAGGCGGTACTGTCGCTGTTTTCCGAACTCATCCAGCGTTTTCGCATGGGCCAGAGTCTCAAACAACAGACCACCCTGGATCCGCTCACCAAACTGCCCAACCGCATCCTGGCCTTTGACCGCCTGCAGCAGGCCATGGTCAGCCATGAGCCGGAGGACGGTCACATCATGGTGCTCTTTGCCGACCTGAGCCGTTTCAAAGACATCAACAACAGCCATGGCCATTGGCTGGGAGACCAGCTGTTGGCGGCGGTGGCCGCGCGCTGGCGGGCCGCCCTACGCCCTGCCGACACCCTGGCCAGGTTAGGTTCCGACCAATTTCTGGTGCTGCTGGAAAGGGCCGCCAAGGCCAAGACCGCCGAAGTGGTAGCCCAGAAGCTGCTGGACTGCCTAGCCGAGCCGTTCAGCATCAACGGCAAGCTGATCAAGGCGGACGCCCATATCGGTATCGCCATCTACCCCGAAGACGGCCAAGACCCGTCGGTACTGATCCGCAATGCCGACGTGGCCCATATCCAGGCCAAAGAGTCCGACGACACCCACTACCGCTTCTTTACCCCGGCCCTGAATGCGTCCCTGTCCAGGCGACTGGTGGTGGAGTCGGCCTTGCGCCAGGCCATCGCCAATGGTGAGTTCACCCTGGTCTACCAGCCACAGCTGCGCCTGGCAGATGGCCAGGTTACCGGGGTCGAAGCCCTGCTGCGTTGGCACAGCCCCAAGCTGGGCCTGGTACCGCCAGACCAGTTTATTCCCCTGGCCGAAGAGAACGGCCAGATCCTGGCCATAGGCCTTTGGGTGTTGGAAGAAGCCTGCCGGCAGTTGGCCCAATGGCGTGACCAGGGCTTTGCCCCAACCATGGCCGTCAACCTGTCAGCCCGGCAGCTGCGCAGTCCAGAACTGATACCGCAGCTCGAAGCCCTGCTGGCCCGCTACCGGCTGGCGCCGGGGCAATTGGAACTGGAATTGACGGAAAGGGTGGTACTGGACGACACCCATCCCCAGGTTCGCCTGTCCCTGGCCCGCATTGCGGAGCTGGGGGTCAGGCTGGCCCTGGACGATTTCGGTACCGGCTACTCGTCCCTGCGCTACCTCACCGAGCACCCCTTTACGGTGGTGAAAATCGACAAGAGCTTTGTGCAGGCGCTGCCGGCCAAGGGCCGCGAGTACGCCCTGGTGGCAGCCTTTGTGGCCACGGCCCAGAAGCTGGGCATGGATGTGGTGGCAGAAGGGGTGGAGACGGCCGAGCAGCAGGCATTGCTGGAAACCCTGCAATGCCCCCTGGTGCAGGGCTACCTGCTGAGCCGCCCCTTGGATCCCTTGACGCTGCTGGCACGCTTGCAGTGCCAGGGCGCTACCTGGCACCTCAAGGCCTAG
- a CDS encoding aspartate carbamoyltransferase yields MIFTGANILSVKQLDRDAIGEIFAVADRMEPYAHRRKRTKVLEGAILGNLFFEPSTRTRVSFGCAFNLLGGMVRETVGLASSSLSKGESLFDTARVLSSYSDVIAMRHPDAGSVAEFAKGSRVPVINGGDGANEHPTQALLDLYTIEKELQGRGQGIDGMHIAMVGDLKHGRTVHSLAKLLRLYKNIRFTLVSPPELAMPDEVIAILDDAGHQVVVTDRLEGSLSQADICYLTRIQEERFPSLEDARQYRGRFRLNQSIYTQHCKSNTVIMHPLPRDSRAEANELDNDLNENPSLAIFRQADNGVLIRMALFALTLGVDHLLEKYDAPVLWHSTKAQGL; encoded by the coding sequence ATGATTTTCACCGGAGCCAATATCCTTTCCGTCAAACAACTGGACCGCGACGCCATTGGCGAGATCTTTGCGGTGGCGGATCGGATGGAACCCTATGCCCATCGCCGTAAGCGCACCAAGGTGCTGGAAGGGGCCATCCTCGGTAACCTGTTTTTCGAACCCAGCACCCGCACCCGGGTCAGCTTTGGCTGTGCCTTCAACCTGCTGGGGGGCATGGTGCGTGAAACCGTAGGCCTGGCCAGCTCGTCTCTTTCCAAGGGGGAAAGCCTGTTCGACACGGCCCGGGTGCTGTCCAGTTACTCGGACGTGATTGCCATGCGCCACCCCGACGCCGGGTCGGTGGCCGAGTTTGCCAAGGGCTCAAGGGTGCCGGTCATCAACGGCGGCGACGGCGCCAACGAACACCCCACCCAGGCGCTGCTGGACCTCTACACCATTGAAAAAGAACTCCAGGGCCGGGGCCAGGGCATAGACGGCATGCACATCGCCATGGTCGGCGACCTTAAGCACGGCCGCACCGTCCATTCCCTGGCCAAACTGCTGCGCCTGTACAAGAACATCCGTTTCACCCTGGTGTCCCCCCCTGAGCTGGCCATGCCAGACGAAGTGATCGCCATCCTCGACGACGCCGGCCACCAGGTGGTGGTAACAGACCGCCTGGAAGGCAGCCTCAGCCAGGCCGACATCTGCTACCTGACCCGTATCCAGGAAGAGCGCTTCCCTTCCTTGGAAGATGCCCGCCAGTACCGTGGCCGCTTTCGCCTCAACCAGTCCATCTACACCCAGCATTGCAAGTCCAACACCGTGATCATGCATCCCCTGCCCCGGGACTCACGGGCCGAGGCCAACGAATTGGACAATGACCTAAACGAGAACCCCAGCCTGGCCATCTTCCGCCAGGCCGACAACGGCGTGCTGATCCGCATGGCCCTGTTCGCCCTGACCCTGGGGGTGGACCATCTGCTGGAAAAATACGACGCCCCCGTGCTTTGGCACTCCACCAAGGCCCAGGGCCTTTAA
- a CDS encoding FIST N-terminal domain-containing protein, which translates to MFNASWSLQPDSRLAAMDLVRHQPFAASARWGMLFASGFHQPQWLFSEVRRLLGDKPLFGGSCCGIITPAGVDYGGFEALLLLFDSPCDSLCLPQQDQQGLLNWIGNDHALCFFDLLGSPVRDLFDSARHQQLQGAALLGDFGLRTSFMFCGDKVANDCLLAIKLPAPTTMAVSHGAIPISDPLTITAGQGGLVQSLDGQPALDCLLALLGQDEAKLRGSLLHQLSLGQPWNNTYSSHMIAKLDSQSRSLHLGTGQFETGQKVVLMSRSVDSTWQDTRMQLAAFGKDKPSFYINCAGRTAAFSGALQEESELVRQYLGREMAGIFSGAELASLNGQPRLMNWTGVLMQWS; encoded by the coding sequence ATGTTTAATGCGAGCTGGAGCCTGCAACCGGATAGCCGCCTGGCGGCGATGGATCTGGTCAGGCACCAACCTTTTGCCGCTTCGGCACGCTGGGGAATGCTTTTCGCCAGCGGTTTTCACCAGCCACAGTGGCTGTTTTCCGAGGTTCGCCGCCTATTGGGGGACAAGCCCCTGTTTGGCGGCAGCTGCTGCGGTATCATCACCCCGGCCGGCGTTGACTACGGCGGTTTTGAGGCGCTGTTGCTGCTGTTCGACAGCCCCTGCGACAGCCTCTGCCTGCCCCAGCAAGACCAGCAAGGGCTGCTGAACTGGATCGGTAATGATCACGCCTTGTGCTTTTTCGATCTGCTGGGTAGTCCGGTCAGGGATCTGTTCGACTCGGCCCGCCATCAGCAGCTGCAAGGAGCTGCCCTGCTGGGGGATTTCGGCCTTCGCACCAGTTTCATGTTCTGCGGCGACAAGGTGGCCAACGACTGTCTGTTGGCCATCAAGCTGCCCGCTCCAACGACCATGGCCGTCAGCCACGGCGCCATTCCCATCAGCGATCCGTTGACCATCACCGCCGGCCAAGGTGGCCTGGTCCAAAGCCTGGACGGCCAACCCGCCCTGGACTGCCTGCTGGCTCTCCTGGGCCAGGACGAGGCTAAGCTGCGCGGCTCGTTGCTGCACCAACTTTCCCTCGGCCAACCCTGGAACAATACTTATTCGAGTCACATGATCGCCAAGTTAGACAGCCAGAGCCGCAGCCTGCACCTGGGTACGGGCCAATTCGAGACGGGCCAGAAGGTGGTGTTGATGAGCCGCTCCGTGGACAGCACCTGGCAGGACACCCGTATGCAGTTGGCCGCTTTTGGTAAAGACAAACCCAGTTTCTACATCAACTGTGCCGGTCGTACCGCCGCCTTCAGCGGCGCCTTGCAGGAAGAGTCCGAGCTGGTACGCCAATACCTGGGCCGGGAGATGGCCGGGATCTTCTCCGGTGCCGAACTGGCCAGCCTTAATGGCCAGCCCAGGCTGATGAACTGGACAGGGGTCTTGATGCAATGGAGTTGA
- the clcA gene encoding H(+)/Cl(-) exchange transporter ClcA encodes MAFKAQSSSLVRLFLVADKAPLWLLLLAALVGVVAGLFATGFQLGLHQVLAWRVEGLSLWAQWGLPRWLLAMAMTAVMTVLALWLTFRFAPEAAGSGIPEIEGALDNLRPVRWWRVLPVKVFGGFLAQGGGLVLGREGPTVQLGGAAGKMVADLFKVSKDNAHALLAAGAAGGLSAAFNAPLAGVLFVIEEMRPQFRYGLISIKCVFIGTVVANVVYRTFLGQNASIEMPSYSPPELGTLALFLLLGGLFGAFGILFNKAILLTQDWYGRFHQGRLGRRLLIGAVLGAALGWLTVYGPDLTGGGIELIPAVTVGSFTVGALLMLFIGRVVTTLLCFGSGAPGGIFAPMLALGTLFGMGFGVLCQALLPGLDIQPGTFAIAGMGALFAATVRAPLTGIILVIEMTNNYLLILPLLITCLGATMVAQALGGKPLYGQLLARTLAAKVDSEKA; translated from the coding sequence ATGGCATTCAAAGCCCAGTCAAGCAGTCTGGTCCGGCTTTTTCTCGTAGCCGACAAGGCTCCGCTTTGGCTGTTGCTGCTGGCGGCTCTGGTGGGAGTGGTTGCCGGGCTGTTTGCCACCGGTTTTCAATTGGGGCTACACCAGGTGCTGGCCTGGCGTGTCGAGGGGCTGAGCCTCTGGGCCCAATGGGGCCTGCCGCGCTGGCTGCTGGCCATGGCAATGACGGCGGTGATGACGGTGCTGGCCCTGTGGTTGACCTTCCGCTTTGCCCCTGAGGCGGCTGGCTCCGGCATTCCCGAAATCGAAGGGGCCTTGGACAACCTGCGCCCGGTGCGCTGGTGGCGGGTGCTGCCGGTCAAGGTGTTCGGGGGCTTTTTAGCCCAGGGAGGCGGCCTGGTATTGGGCCGGGAAGGGCCCACGGTGCAGCTGGGTGGCGCCGCCGGCAAAATGGTGGCCGATCTGTTCAAGGTCAGTAAGGACAACGCCCATGCCCTGCTGGCGGCGGGCGCCGCCGGTGGCCTGTCGGCGGCCTTTAACGCCCCCCTGGCCGGGGTATTGTTCGTTATCGAAGAGATGCGCCCGCAGTTTCGCTACGGGCTGATTTCCATCAAGTGCGTCTTTATCGGCACAGTGGTGGCCAACGTGGTCTATCGCACCTTCCTTGGCCAGAACGCCTCCATCGAAATGCCCAGCTACAGCCCTCCCGAGCTGGGCACCCTGGCGCTGTTCTTGTTGCTGGGCGGCCTGTTCGGCGCCTTTGGCATCCTCTTTAACAAGGCCATTTTGCTGACCCAGGACTGGTATGGCCGTTTCCACCAAGGCCGCCTGGGCCGGCGGCTGCTGATCGGCGCCGTACTGGGGGCCGCCCTTGGCTGGCTGACCGTCTATGGCCCCGATCTTACCGGCGGCGGCATCGAATTGATCCCCGCCGTCACCGTCGGCAGCTTCACCGTCGGCGCCTTGCTGATGCTCTTTATCGGCCGGGTGGTAACCACCCTGCTGTGCTTCGGCTCCGGCGCTCCCGGCGGTATCTTTGCCCCCATGCTGGCCCTTGGCACCCTCTTTGGCATGGGCTTTGGGGTGCTGTGCCAGGCCCTGTTGCCGGGGCTCGATATTCAGCCCGGCACCTTCGCCATCGCCGGCATGGGGGCCCTCTTTGCGGCGACGGTGCGGGCGCCCCTGACCGGTATCATCCTGGTCATCGAAATGACCAACAACTACCTGCTGATCTTACCGCTGCTGATCACCTGCCTGGGGGCGACCATGGTGGCCCAGGCCCTGGGTGGCAAGCCCCTTTACGGCCAGTTGCTGGCTCGCACCCTGGCGGCCAAGGTGGACAGTGAAAAGGCGTGA
- the erpA gene encoding iron-sulfur cluster insertion protein ErpA, giving the protein MSDAPMPVNFTEAAALKVKGLIEEEQNPELKLRVYVTGGGCSGFQYGFTFDEKANEGDTLIEKEGVTLVVDPMSLQYLVGGTVDYTEGLQGSRFLVNNPNATTTCGCGSSFSV; this is encoded by the coding sequence ATGAGCGATGCACCTATGCCCGTCAATTTTACCGAGGCTGCGGCCCTCAAGGTAAAGGGGCTGATCGAGGAAGAGCAGAACCCCGAGCTGAAGCTGCGGGTCTATGTGACCGGCGGTGGCTGCTCCGGTTTCCAGTACGGCTTCACCTTCGACGAGAAAGCCAACGAAGGGGACACCCTGATTGAAAAAGAAGGGGTGACCCTGGTGGTGGACCCCATGAGCCTCCAATACCTGGTGGGCGGCACTGTCGACTACACCGAAGGCCTGCAAGGCTCCCGGTTCCTGGTTAACAACCCCAACGCCACCACCACCTGTGGCTGCGGCTCCAGCTTCTCGGTGTAA